A section of the Devosia rhizoryzae genome encodes:
- a CDS encoding ABC transporter substrate-binding protein: MRLKMFALVGFSLCLTGQAFAECGIESGFVRILSNDFPALRAVEAAAAECASDSVTVTANATTEHKNLQVPALTTNPAEYSVAIVANGSIVPLLNEGLVRPLNDLVEQYGQDLDPSQLITIDGNIMAVAFMANAQHLYYRADLLEEAGVEPPTSYEEVVAAAQAIKDAGLSEIQWAGTFGAGYDLGQEFINMYLGMGGGLFDSGSATASVNNETGVAALEQLKALTPFMIPEYLSTDANTVQADWEAGRTAMMVLWGSRAAGILNDTGAAEGLVENTRLAAAPTAGGTAPATTLFWDGFTIAKNVSDEDAEASFRAMMHALSADMANANAEAATWLIPGATETDASIGTKASANAGAVAYPMLPQMSLLHTALGAELPQFFQGSKSAEEALADAEAAYTAAARQAGYLQ, from the coding sequence ATGCGCCTGAAGATGTTTGCTCTGGTAGGGTTTAGCCTTTGCCTCACCGGCCAAGCCTTTGCGGAGTGCGGGATCGAAAGCGGTTTCGTTCGCATCCTCTCGAACGATTTTCCGGCGCTTCGGGCAGTGGAAGCGGCAGCCGCCGAATGCGCCAGTGACAGCGTCACCGTCACCGCCAATGCGACGACCGAACACAAGAACCTTCAAGTGCCAGCGCTGACCACCAATCCGGCCGAATATAGCGTAGCCATCGTCGCCAATGGCTCAATCGTGCCACTGCTCAACGAAGGGCTCGTGCGCCCGCTCAATGACCTGGTCGAGCAATATGGGCAAGATCTCGATCCGAGCCAGCTGATCACCATCGATGGAAACATCATGGCCGTGGCCTTCATGGCCAATGCCCAGCACCTTTATTACCGCGCCGATCTGCTCGAGGAAGCGGGTGTCGAGCCGCCGACGTCCTATGAGGAAGTTGTCGCAGCGGCGCAGGCGATCAAGGATGCCGGCCTATCCGAAATCCAGTGGGCCGGCACGTTCGGCGCTGGTTACGACCTGGGCCAGGAATTCATTAACATGTATCTGGGCATGGGCGGCGGCCTGTTCGACAGCGGCTCGGCAACGGCCTCGGTGAACAACGAGACCGGTGTCGCGGCGCTCGAACAGCTCAAGGCGCTGACACCCTTCATGATCCCCGAATACCTTTCGACCGATGCCAATACGGTGCAGGCGGACTGGGAAGCGGGCAGGACGGCGATGATGGTGCTATGGGGCTCGCGCGCCGCGGGCATCCTCAATGACACTGGCGCAGCAGAGGGCCTGGTCGAAAACACGCGCCTTGCGGCGGCACCCACGGCGGGCGGCACGGCGCCGGCAACGACCCTGTTCTGGGACGGCTTCACCATTGCCAAGAATGTCTCGGACGAAGATGCCGAGGCGTCGTTCCGCGCCATGATGCACGCACTCTCGGCCGACATGGCCAATGCCAATGCGGAAGCGGCGACCTGGCTCATTCCCGGCGCGACGGAGACAGACGCCTCGATCGGCACCAAGGCTTCAGCCAATGCCGGCGCCGTCGCCTATCCCATGCTGCCGCAGATGAGCCTTTTGCACACCGCGCTCGGTGCCGAACTGCCGCAATTTTTCCAGGGCAGCAAAAGCGCGGAAGAAGCGCTGGCCGATGCGGAAGCCGCCTATACAGCCGCTGCACGACAGGCCGGTTATCTGCAATAA
- a CDS encoding L-serine ammonia-lyase, translated as MFLSIFDIFKIGVGPSSSHTMGPMSAAARFLDELLRLDRPRAAGAKPVALSASLHGSLAFTGVGHGTGRAVILGLSGYRPDTIDPDIMDKTIAQVESEGMVRPEGHPAYRFRPSIDLVFDRKTPLSQHPNGMRFAAFDNAGQAVYRQTYFSIGGGFVLSEDEMRAMGAAPKADPANVPFPFHHGKSMLDMADASGLSIAEMKRANEEVFRSRDDLNRRMDAIWSAMSDCMARGLDECGIMPGGLGVKRRAPGLFRQLSKSSRQNLAGPLSGNDWLCAFAMAVNEENAAGGRVVTAPTNGAAGVVPAVLKYVLEFVSGAGRKEVHDFLLTAAAIGGIIKHNASISGAEVGCQGEVGAASAMAAAGLCAVMGGTPAQVENAAEIALEHHLGMTCDPVAGLVQIPCIERNGFGAVKAVTAASLALNSDGAHIVSLDACVETMRQTGRDMSERYKETSLAGLAANVTVC; from the coding sequence ATGTTCTTGTCCATCTTCGACATCTTCAAGATCGGCGTCGGGCCATCGAGCTCGCACACGATGGGACCAATGAGCGCGGCAGCGCGGTTTCTCGATGAACTCTTGCGCCTCGATCGGCCTCGTGCGGCGGGCGCCAAGCCGGTGGCACTGAGCGCGTCGCTTCATGGCTCGCTGGCCTTTACCGGCGTCGGGCACGGCACGGGCAGGGCGGTCATTCTCGGTCTGAGTGGCTATCGTCCCGATACGATCGACCCCGACATCATGGACAAGACGATCGCCCAAGTCGAAAGCGAGGGCATGGTGCGGCCCGAGGGTCACCCCGCCTATCGGTTCCGGCCATCGATCGATCTGGTCTTTGACCGCAAGACGCCGCTCAGCCAGCATCCCAACGGCATGCGGTTTGCCGCCTTCGACAATGCTGGGCAGGCTGTCTACCGGCAGACCTATTTTTCGATCGGCGGCGGCTTTGTCTTGAGCGAGGACGAGATGCGCGCCATGGGAGCCGCGCCGAAGGCCGATCCCGCCAATGTGCCGTTCCCCTTTCACCACGGCAAGAGCATGCTCGATATGGCGGACGCCTCCGGCCTCTCGATCGCAGAGATGAAGCGGGCGAATGAAGAAGTGTTTCGGAGCCGGGACGACCTCAATCGACGCATGGATGCCATCTGGTCGGCCATGTCCGATTGCATGGCACGCGGTCTCGACGAATGCGGCATCATGCCGGGCGGGCTTGGCGTCAAGCGGCGCGCGCCGGGGCTCTTTCGGCAATTGAGCAAGTCATCGCGGCAGAACCTGGCGGGGCCACTGAGCGGCAATGACTGGCTTTGCGCCTTCGCCATGGCGGTGAACGAGGAGAATGCCGCCGGTGGAAGGGTCGTGACCGCACCCACCAATGGTGCCGCGGGCGTGGTACCGGCCGTGCTGAAATATGTGCTCGAATTCGTATCCGGAGCGGGGCGCAAGGAGGTGCACGATTTTCTCCTTACGGCCGCGGCGATCGGCGGCATCATCAAGCACAATGCCTCCATCTCCGGCGCCGAAGTGGGCTGCCAGGGGGAGGTTGGAGCCGCCTCCGCCATGGCCGCGGCGGGGCTATGCGCCGTTATGGGCGGCACGCCTGCGCAGGTGGAAAATGCCGCCGAGATCGCCCTGGAGCATCATCTGGGCATGACCTGCGATCCGGTGGCGGGGCTGGTGCAGATCCCCTGCATCGAGCGCAACGGCTTTGGCGCCGTCAAAGCGGTGACGGCGGCTTCCTTGGCCTTGAACAGCGATGGCGCTCACATCGTCTCGCTCGATGCCTGCGTCGAAACCATGCGCCAGACGGGCCGGGACATGAGCGAGCGCTACAAGGAAACCAGCCTTGCCGGCTTGGCCGCCAATGTGACCGTCTGCTGA
- a CDS encoding LacI family DNA-binding transcriptional regulator, which produces MANYKVTAAQVAAHAGVSKAAVSRVFNPGRSVSPMLADKVTRAAEELGYSPNLLARSLSLGRTRMIGLIVPYLYNQYYAEVLEQISLAFQAENYRVLVFVLPKTASAIESVVEDLLRYRVDGLIVASVVMSSQLAERCTEAGVPILLFNRVEDHGTFPSVTSDNLRGGRLAARHLLSLGHRCIGYIAGWEDASTQRDRESGFREELGKQGIELAARGVGNFMREDAEKAALAMFDTPDRPSAVFVANDFMAFAAMDVLRHKLGLHVPHDVSVIGFGDIAMSAWPSYDLSTVRQATGKMVSRAVSMLLEMIEEQTEVTTSIVVPNTLVARSSTGAFEKADT; this is translated from the coding sequence ATGGCAAATTACAAGGTGACCGCAGCTCAGGTCGCCGCCCATGCCGGCGTCAGTAAAGCGGCTGTGTCGCGGGTGTTCAATCCGGGCCGATCGGTGTCGCCCATGCTGGCGGACAAGGTCACCCGCGCTGCCGAGGAACTGGGTTACAGCCCCAATCTTCTGGCGCGCTCCCTAAGCCTTGGCAGGACACGGATGATCGGCCTGATCGTGCCCTATCTCTACAATCAGTACTATGCCGAGGTGCTGGAACAGATTTCCCTGGCCTTCCAGGCCGAGAACTATCGCGTCCTCGTCTTCGTCCTGCCCAAGACGGCGTCGGCCATCGAGTCCGTCGTCGAGGATCTTTTGCGCTACCGGGTCGACGGCCTGATCGTCGCCTCGGTCGTGATGTCGTCGCAGCTTGCGGAACGTTGCACCGAGGCGGGCGTGCCGATCCTTCTTTTCAACCGTGTCGAGGACCACGGCACCTTTCCCTCGGTCACTTCGGACAACCTGCGCGGTGGACGGCTGGCGGCACGGCACCTCCTGTCCCTTGGTCACCGCTGCATCGGCTATATCGCCGGCTGGGAAGACGCCTCGACCCAGCGCGACCGCGAGAGCGGCTTTCGGGAAGAACTGGGCAAGCAGGGCATCGAGCTTGCGGCGCGCGGCGTCGGCAACTTCATGCGTGAAGATGCCGAAAAAGCCGCGCTCGCCATGTTCGACACGCCCGACCGTCCTAGCGCCGTCTTTGTCGCCAATGACTTCATGGCCTTTGCGGCCATGGATGTGCTGCGCCACAAGCTGGGCCTGCACGTGCCGCACGACGTCTCGGTCATCGGCTTTGGCGACATCGCCATGTCGGCCTGGCCTTCATACGACCTCAGCACGGTTCGCCAGGCGACCGGCAAGATGGTGAGCCGCGCAGTCTCCATGCTGCTCGAAATGATCGAAGAGCAGACCGAGGTCACGACCAGCATCGTTGTGCCCAACACCCTTGTTGCCCGATCGTCGACGGGCGCTTTCGAAAAGGCCGACACATGA
- a CDS encoding GumC domain-containing protein, protein MENQVDGEIRLLDIAVVVAENWLLLILVPLLAGVISFGVISTTTPRVYETEALLAIDEREAALVRAAPVLDKAIADSSSFAGYTGSLSEARRELLQNSLTVSKEADSEFYRLRVRGYDPLNAEELLGAIIDALISNSVPDSVQLDRINREIEQASASLEELETGLAKVNSILANTDEVIGISNGELGASIVAIVSSIEHRRAELFRLELAINGTVQPEDVVQPPTEPVATSRGLLLPVLAVVLGVGFFLLILAFLREGLRKASADPAQVAKVNRIRSAFWLKPLAE, encoded by the coding sequence GTGGAAAACCAGGTAGACGGCGAGATTCGCCTCCTCGATATCGCTGTTGTAGTTGCCGAAAACTGGCTGCTGTTAATCCTCGTTCCACTGCTCGCTGGTGTAATTAGCTTCGGGGTCATCTCTACAACTACCCCGAGAGTTTATGAGACCGAAGCGCTGCTTGCCATTGATGAACGCGAAGCGGCCTTGGTGCGGGCCGCTCCTGTGCTCGACAAGGCAATAGCTGACAGCTCCTCCTTCGCTGGCTATACTGGTTCGTTGAGCGAGGCGCGTCGGGAGTTGCTGCAGAACAGCCTTACAGTCTCTAAAGAGGCCGATTCGGAGTTCTACCGTCTTCGTGTGCGCGGCTACGATCCGCTCAATGCCGAGGAGCTGCTCGGTGCTATCATAGACGCTTTGATTTCGAACTCTGTCCCCGACTCGGTTCAACTCGATCGTATCAATCGGGAGATCGAACAAGCTTCGGCGTCTCTGGAAGAGCTGGAGACTGGTCTTGCCAAGGTTAATTCAATTCTAGCAAATACAGATGAGGTTATAGGGATCAGTAACGGGGAACTCGGGGCTTCCATTGTCGCGATCGTTTCCAGTATTGAGCATCGCCGCGCTGAACTCTTCCGTCTTGAGCTGGCAATCAATGGAACTGTGCAGCCTGAGGATGTAGTACAACCACCGACCGAACCGGTCGCCACTTCGCGAGGTCTTTTATTGCCGGTACTTGCAGTGGTTCTCGGCGTTGGATTTTTCTTGCTGATCCTTGCATTCCTCCGGGAGGGCCTTCGGAAGGCGAGCGCCGACCCTGCACAAGTTGCCAAGGTGAACCGCATTCGCAGCGCTTTCTGGCTAAAACCGCTCGCGGAATAG
- a CDS encoding nuclear transport factor 2 family protein, with protein sequence MKGFEPRFADFPDYILKITEEIWEQRRIGSLQQYYSEDIVVRTPQGISTGNAGVIAATMQTLSEFPDRVLLGEDVIWSGTPETGMLSSHRILSTATHLGDGVFGKASGKSLTYRAIANCHAIDNKIDDEWLIRDTGAIVRQTGQAPRDFAQSKLDRGEKPKPFVSAMDRPGPAARGGNDDAFGKRYAETLTEIMDAHFDVIGSRYDRAVEAHYPGGSSGHGRSFAEQFWLALRSSFPSAHFTIHQCIGRADPGQAPRAALFFALEGAHEGHGYFGPPTGKPIYVMGAAHAELGPYGIRREWVLFDEVATWLQILSQD encoded by the coding sequence ATGAAGGGCTTCGAGCCGCGCTTTGCAGACTTTCCCGATTACATCCTCAAGATCACCGAGGAAATCTGGGAGCAGCGCCGCATCGGCAGCCTGCAGCAATATTACAGCGAGGACATCGTCGTTCGCACGCCGCAGGGAATTTCCACCGGCAATGCCGGCGTGATCGCCGCGACCATGCAGACCCTTTCGGAATTCCCCGACCGCGTGCTGCTGGGCGAGGATGTGATCTGGTCCGGCACGCCCGAAACGGGAATGCTGTCGTCGCACCGCATTCTGTCCACCGCGACCCATCTCGGCGACGGCGTCTTTGGGAAAGCCTCCGGCAAGAGCCTTACCTATCGCGCCATCGCCAATTGCCACGCCATCGACAACAAGATCGACGACGAATGGCTGATCCGCGACACCGGCGCCATCGTGCGCCAGACGGGGCAGGCGCCGAGAGACTTTGCCCAATCGAAACTTGATCGCGGCGAAAAGCCAAAACCTTTCGTTTCGGCCATGGATCGACCCGGCCCGGCGGCACGCGGCGGCAATGACGATGCTTTCGGCAAGCGCTACGCCGAAACCCTGACCGAGATCATGGACGCCCATTTCGACGTGATCGGCAGCCGCTATGATCGCGCGGTGGAGGCGCATTATCCGGGCGGCAGTTCAGGCCATGGCCGGTCTTTTGCCGAGCAGTTCTGGCTGGCGTTGCGCTCGAGCTTTCCTTCGGCGCACTTCACCATCCACCAATGTATCGGCCGCGCCGACCCGGGCCAGGCACCTCGTGCAGCGCTGTTCTTCGCACTGGAGGGAGCGCATGAGGGCCATGGCTATTTCGGGCCGCCGACGGGCAAGCCGATCTATGTCATGGGGGCGGCGCATGCAGAACTCGGACCCTATGGCATAAGGCGCGAATGGGTCTTGTTCGACGAAGTTGCCACTTGGCTGCAAATCTTGTCGCAAGACTGA
- a CDS encoding cation:proton antiporter has product MIDWSPDPYIVLLTGAGVLIALVAWLPLALRRLPISLPIVCIAIGGLLFGTRYTGIDPSPSAHPYVTERLTEFVVIIALMGAGLKIDRVFSFKYWGMAWRLLLVTMPLSIVAIICVAHWVLGFGAVAALLLAASLAPTDPVLAADVQVGGPTEGGEDTVRFALTSEAGLNDGFAFPFVHLAIAISLASTTGQDWFLEWITYNVIWEIVAGIGCGWLIGRLFGWLTFKMPGDTLAKTGDGLIAIAATFISYGVSELVHCYGFFAVFVTAITLRSAHRNHEFQRDMHDITEQVERIAMMVLLIAFGGSLITGLPAPIGWAEILAAVLILFVVRPITGLIGMIGAPATRSEKLTIAFFGIRGVGSFYYLAYGLNHGQFDNADQLWTILSLVVIMSVVMHGLTVTPVMRWLDRAQGRNPDKDGVPPPGLQGPADT; this is encoded by the coding sequence ATGATCGACTGGTCGCCGGATCCTTACATCGTTCTGTTGACCGGGGCAGGCGTCCTCATTGCCTTGGTTGCCTGGTTGCCGCTTGCCCTCAGGCGACTACCCATCTCCTTGCCGATCGTCTGCATCGCTATTGGCGGGCTCCTCTTCGGCACGCGGTACACCGGCATTGATCCGTCACCCAGTGCTCATCCGTATGTCACCGAGCGACTAACCGAATTCGTCGTCATCATCGCTCTGATGGGTGCGGGCCTCAAGATCGACCGCGTCTTCTCCTTCAAGTATTGGGGCATGGCGTGGCGGCTACTGCTGGTGACGATGCCGCTGAGTATCGTTGCCATCATTTGTGTGGCTCACTGGGTTCTTGGCTTTGGTGCCGTGGCGGCGCTGCTTCTTGCTGCCAGCCTCGCCCCGACCGATCCCGTGCTCGCTGCCGATGTCCAGGTGGGTGGACCAACAGAGGGTGGTGAGGACACGGTTCGTTTTGCCCTGACATCGGAAGCAGGCTTAAACGATGGCTTTGCCTTTCCATTCGTTCACTTGGCAATTGCCATCAGCCTTGCTTCAACCACGGGGCAGGACTGGTTTCTTGAATGGATCACTTACAATGTCATCTGGGAGATCGTCGCCGGCATAGGTTGCGGCTGGCTCATTGGTCGGTTGTTTGGTTGGCTGACGTTCAAGATGCCCGGTGATACTTTGGCGAAAACCGGTGATGGTCTAATCGCCATAGCTGCGACCTTCATCTCCTATGGCGTTTCAGAGCTGGTCCACTGCTACGGGTTCTTCGCCGTTTTCGTCACCGCCATCACCTTGCGGAGTGCCCACCGCAATCACGAGTTCCAGCGTGACATGCACGACATCACCGAACAGGTGGAACGCATCGCCATGATGGTTCTGCTTATCGCGTTCGGTGGTTCCCTGATTACCGGTCTGCCCGCGCCGATTGGATGGGCGGAAATCCTGGCGGCTGTGCTGATCCTCTTCGTCGTGCGACCGATCACCGGCCTTATTGGCATGATCGGCGCTCCGGCTACACGAAGCGAAAAGCTCACCATCGCCTTTTTCGGCATCCGCGGCGTCGGATCATTTTATTATCTCGCCTATGGCCTGAATCACGGTCAGTTCGACAATGCCGATCAACTGTGGACGATCTTGTCCCTTGTCGTGATCATGTCGGTGGTCATGCATGGGCTAACGGTTACCCCCGTGATGCGTTGGCTCGACCGCGCCCAAGGAAGAAATCCGGACAAGGACGGTGTGCCGCCGCCGGGGCTCCAGGGTCCGGCAGATACCTAA
- a CDS encoding type II toxin-antitoxin system VapC family toxin, which yields MKILLDTHLLLWAAGDPDRLPAATRMVLEDDGITPVFSAASIWEVAIKRGLGREDFRVEPRLLRRGLLENGYVELGIASEHAAAVMDLPPIHKDPFDRMLIAQAMVSGIELMTADAIVARYPGPVRLV from the coding sequence ATGAAGATACTGCTCGACACCCATCTTCTTCTCTGGGCGGCAGGTGATCCGGATCGCTTGCCTGCTGCAACGCGCATGGTACTCGAAGATGACGGCATCACCCCGGTCTTCAGCGCCGCCAGCATCTGGGAGGTTGCGATCAAGCGCGGCCTGGGCCGTGAAGATTTCCGGGTTGAGCCGCGATTGTTGCGGCGTGGGCTGCTGGAGAACGGCTATGTCGAGTTGGGGATTGCCAGCGAACATGCAGCCGCGGTCATGGATCTTCCCCCGATCCACAAGGATCCATTTGACCGTATGCTGATTGCACAGGCCATGGTTTCCGGCATCGAATTGATGACGGCAGATGCCATCGTTGCTCGTTACCCTGGTCCTGTTCGCCTTGTTTGA
- a CDS encoding polysaccharide biosynthesis protein yields MERQLHRSIADFWLVPMLSALRKRVLSLPRTWKRVILVGFDFAALAFVLWAAFSLRYDRWELPNSIDEWAIVFSAPLVAVPVFVRMGLYRAVVRYLPERAIWTIVQAMALAAILWVLLAFLTAMTGRGFVPRSVPIVYWAFGTLGITGSRLAAKWLFWPSSRKALLQRPVVVIYGAGEAGSQLASSLRNSHFIAGFLDDDQTLHRREVVGIKVFAPSHLPSLVRDFGVKQVILSIPSLSLTRRKEIVHEVSHHGVKVESLPAITDLVTGKYLVSQIREIEIDELLGRSSIPPDPDLIREMIVGRIIMVTGAGGSIGSELCRKIAQWRPQKLVLFEANEFALYNIEMELAAAKDVSAVPVLGSVTNAQRVIGAIKEHGVQVVFHAAAHKHVPLVEANALEGIYNNVFGTKIVADAAFEHGVKDFVLISTDKAVRPTNVMGATKRWAELIVREKAAQAVEQQSKQRFCAVRFGNVLGSNGSVVPLFKKQIAMGGPLTLTDRAMTRYFMSIQEAAELIVQAGALSGGGDVFLLDMGEPILISELAENMVRLAGLTVRSEDNPKGDIEIVAVGKRPGEKMFEELFYDSSSAVPTRHLKILRGVGQLAQPVKLGPRLDELRIALSIEDEKAARALLFSLIADREAGEMSH; encoded by the coding sequence GTGGAACGGCAACTGCACCGTTCCATCGCTGATTTCTGGCTGGTCCCTATGCTCTCTGCCTTACGCAAGCGTGTCCTGTCCCTGCCGCGCACGTGGAAACGAGTCATCCTCGTCGGTTTTGACTTCGCTGCCTTGGCGTTTGTTCTTTGGGCCGCCTTCTCGCTCAGGTATGATCGTTGGGAGCTGCCGAATTCCATCGATGAGTGGGCGATCGTCTTCTCGGCCCCACTAGTCGCTGTTCCAGTTTTCGTGCGCATGGGCCTCTACCGTGCCGTGGTGCGGTATCTCCCGGAGCGCGCGATCTGGACAATCGTGCAGGCAATGGCTTTAGCCGCTATTCTATGGGTGCTGCTGGCATTTCTCACGGCAATGACTGGCCGTGGATTTGTTCCACGGTCTGTTCCGATCGTCTATTGGGCTTTTGGAACGCTGGGCATTACGGGTAGTCGCCTTGCCGCCAAATGGCTCTTTTGGCCGTCCAGCCGAAAAGCTCTGCTCCAGCGTCCTGTGGTCGTTATTTATGGCGCGGGAGAGGCGGGAAGCCAGCTGGCAAGCTCCCTGAGGAACAGTCATTTTATCGCCGGGTTCCTTGATGATGATCAGACCTTGCATCGCCGCGAAGTGGTCGGAATCAAGGTGTTCGCGCCTTCACACCTACCAAGTCTCGTGCGCGATTTCGGCGTCAAGCAAGTGATCTTGTCAATTCCCTCCCTTTCCCTAACGCGTAGAAAAGAAATCGTTCACGAAGTCAGCCACCACGGCGTAAAAGTCGAGTCCTTGCCTGCCATAACGGATCTCGTCACCGGAAAATATCTCGTCAGCCAAATCCGTGAAATCGAGATAGACGAACTCCTGGGGAGATCTTCTATACCGCCCGATCCCGATCTCATCCGCGAGATGATCGTCGGGCGAATCATCATGGTGACGGGCGCAGGTGGTTCGATTGGATCCGAGTTGTGCAGAAAGATCGCACAGTGGCGACCGCAAAAGCTGGTGCTTTTCGAGGCGAACGAGTTCGCCCTCTACAATATCGAGATGGAGCTAGCGGCGGCAAAGGACGTCTCGGCAGTACCGGTGCTTGGCTCAGTCACCAATGCGCAGCGGGTTATTGGTGCTATCAAGGAGCATGGCGTTCAGGTCGTTTTTCACGCGGCGGCCCATAAGCATGTTCCCTTGGTGGAGGCCAACGCATTAGAGGGCATTTATAACAATGTGTTCGGCACCAAAATTGTCGCTGATGCGGCGTTCGAGCACGGGGTGAAGGACTTCGTGTTAATTTCAACCGATAAGGCTGTCCGCCCCACCAACGTGATGGGTGCGACTAAACGGTGGGCTGAGCTAATCGTGCGCGAAAAGGCTGCTCAGGCTGTGGAGCAGCAGTCGAAACAGCGCTTCTGCGCCGTACGGTTTGGTAATGTTCTTGGTTCGAATGGTTCTGTCGTTCCTCTGTTCAAGAAGCAGATCGCGATGGGTGGACCGCTTACCCTGACCGACCGAGCGATGACGCGCTATTTCATGTCGATTCAGGAGGCCGCTGAATTGATCGTCCAAGCTGGCGCATTGTCGGGAGGCGGAGATGTGTTCCTACTCGATATGGGTGAGCCGATCCTCATATCGGAATTAGCGGAGAATATGGTGAGGCTAGCTGGCCTGACCGTGCGGTCAGAAGACAACCCTAAGGGGGACATTGAAATCGTAGCCGTCGGCAAGCGGCCCGGAGAAAAGATGTTTGAGGAACTGTTCTATGACTCAAGCAGCGCGGTGCCCACCCGTCATTTGAAGATTCTGCGCGGTGTTGGACAGCTAGCACAACCTGTTAAGTTAGGGCCTCGCCTTGACGAACTCCGCATAGCGCTTTCAATCGAGGACGAGAAAGCAGCACGCGCTCTTCTTTTCAGCCTCATAGCGGATCGCGAAGCGGGCGAGATGTCGCACTAA
- a CDS encoding type II toxin-antitoxin system Phd/YefM family antitoxin, which yields MRTVNIHEAKTHLSRLIEQAAKGEPFVIAKAGKPMVKVVPLDHPSADRQRRIGFMKDKFSVPEDFDQMGAAEIDLLFGSRE from the coding sequence ATGCGGACCGTCAATATCCACGAGGCCAAAACTCATTTATCCCGCTTGATCGAACAGGCCGCCAAGGGTGAGCCATTCGTCATTGCGAAGGCAGGCAAGCCGATGGTCAAGGTTGTTCCGCTTGACCACCCATCTGCTGACAGGCAGCGGCGCATCGGCTTCATGAAGGACAAGTTCAGCGTACCTGAGGATTTCGATCAAATGGGAGCAGCGGAGATCGATCTGCTGTTCGGCTCCCGGGAATGA
- a CDS encoding nuclear transport factor 2 family protein, translating to MDFQAEKKLVTSAYAAIGKATASSIESVLRDYVSDDWSWRGMHPFHEQSGATAVAETFWIPFLSAMTHVQRRQDIFFAGRNQIDGFQSVWTVSMGHLMALFDQPFLGIPPTNKIVMLRYAEFNRVENGQIQETAFFCDLLHLMHQAGLRPLPPQTGAHLVQPGPATHDGLQFGSVPETEGAATLALINRMIGDIAANSNTPELAAPRDATPQEELARCWHDDMIWWGPDGIGATYTIDRYIEQHQRPFRQNLANRTFNGHIAKLAEGNYGGFFGWPNLTLTPTGGYLGLPANGLSTADMRVVDIYRRDGDKLRENWIFIDILHFLNMQGLDILGRETSMRPSRTL from the coding sequence ATGGACTTCCAGGCAGAAAAGAAACTGGTGACTTCGGCCTATGCGGCAATAGGCAAGGCAACGGCTTCTTCGATCGAAAGCGTGCTGCGCGACTATGTCAGCGATGACTGGTCATGGCGCGGCATGCACCCGTTCCATGAGCAGAGCGGGGCCACGGCGGTCGCCGAGACGTTCTGGATTCCGTTTCTCTCCGCGATGACCCATGTGCAGCGGCGACAGGACATCTTCTTTGCCGGGCGCAACCAGATTGATGGTTTTCAGTCTGTCTGGACTGTGTCGATGGGTCACCTGATGGCGCTGTTCGACCAGCCGTTCCTCGGCATTCCGCCGACCAACAAGATCGTCATGCTGCGCTATGCGGAGTTCAACCGCGTCGAGAATGGCCAGATACAGGAGACCGCATTCTTCTGCGATCTGTTGCACCTGATGCACCAGGCAGGGCTGCGGCCGCTACCGCCGCAAACCGGCGCGCATCTGGTGCAGCCGGGTCCAGCGACCCATGATGGCCTGCAGTTCGGCTCGGTTCCGGAGACCGAAGGCGCAGCGACGCTGGCGCTGATCAACCGCATGATCGGCGACATCGCGGCCAATTCCAATACGCCTGAGCTAGCGGCGCCGCGGGATGCAACGCCGCAAGAGGAGCTGGCGCGCTGTTGGCACGACGACATGATCTGGTGGGGGCCGGACGGGATCGGCGCCACCTATACGATCGACCGCTATATCGAACAGCACCAGCGCCCGTTCCGCCAGAACTTGGCAAACCGCACCTTCAACGGCCACATTGCCAAACTTGCCGAAGGCAATTACGGCGGCTTTTTCGGCTGGCCCAATCTCACGCTGACGCCGACCGGCGGTTATCTCGGCCTGCCGGCCAACGGCCTTTCGACTGCCGACATGCGCGTGGTCGATATTTACCGGCGCGATGGCGACAAGCTCCGGGAGAACTGGATCTTCATCGACATCCTACATTTCCTCAACATGCAGGGGCTCGACATTCTCGGGCGCGAGACGTCCATGCGGCCTTCCCGGACCTTGTAA